Proteins found in one Miscanthus floridulus cultivar M001 chromosome 4, ASM1932011v1, whole genome shotgun sequence genomic segment:
- the LOC136548138 gene encoding uncharacterized protein: protein MGSFASDQHKPSVRYEEPKQAGDGPPTLGSGANQPSAPSDPEVMELNEDPATEPDPLADWRMPYLDYLLREALPTDKTEAQWLTHRAKSFVLIEGELYKRSHTGILQRCIPIEQEKRLLNDIHGGVCGHLATPRTLVKNTF, encoded by the coding sequence ATGGGGAGCTTCGCTAGCGATCAGCATAAGCCCTCGGTCCGCTACGAGGAGCCAAAACAAGCCGGTGATGGGCCGCCTACCTtgggctcgggggctaaccagccgtcggctccatccgaccccgaggtcatggagcttaacgaggatccagcgacagagcctgaccctttagctgactggaggatgccttacctcgactacctccttcgTGAGGCGCTGCCGACGGACAAAACGGAGGCTCAGTGGCTCAcgcatcgcgccaagtcctttgtccttattgagggtgaactctacaagcgaagccacacggggatcctgcagcgctgcatccccatcgaacaggagAAGCGGTTACTGaacgatatccatggtggggtctgcggtcaccttgccacgcctagaaccctggtcaaaaacacattctga